The genomic region atatggGATAAATCAATCATGGCCAACCCGGCCATTATGTTCAGGTGTTCATCTTTCTAAGATGTTAGTGCGAGGACAGGATCTTTTTTGAAATGGCTCGGTGAAGTGATCTTGATAGTAGTTTTGAAGTGAAATTTTGTGAAATATTCTGCTGCGATATGTCCAAATTTCTTTGCTCATCCTTAGATGTTTCTTTAACCCTTCaattttgtttggtttttAGTTTATCTTATCTGTAGTTAGGTCAGGTGAAGTCAGGTAATGTTTTCCTGTGAGAAATACGTTCTCCACAGTTGTTTTGAGGCTATTGCTTAtgatgtattttcttttagctATTCAATTTTGTGTGTTATCTATAGTTAGGTGTAATTGCTTAACAATTTGGTTTTTGACTGTTGTTCTGAGGATATGCTCTTGAAGTATTCTGCTGCAATATTTCCAAGTTTCTTTGCTCATCTATAGATGCTTCTTTAACTCTTTAATACTGTTTAGGTTATATTATCTGAAGCTAGGTGTAATTCGGTAATATTTTCCTGTGACAAAATGTTCTACAGTCCTCTAGGAGATGTTCCGTTGCTGAAAGTTCGATGTCCAATGGTATATCTGGAAGGATGGATATGAAGTTTGCTAAGGTGAAGGATTTTAAGGAAACTCCCGTAGGAAGAGCAACCAAAAGAGGCAATGCAAAAATTAAAGGTAGTCAAATTGATGAGAGGTGGCTGGATAAGTTTCCAGTTTCAAAGCAGGATGGATATTTAGATATTGAGGAAGGTCAGATTGTACCAGAAGAACCAACCATAGGGAACAGACTGGAAGAGAAACAAGCACCTGAAACTGTATCACTTATGCGGAGTATGAAAAATGCTTTTCATAGTGGAAATATGACTAACAAGAGATATGATGACCAACAGATACTGGAATCATTAGCAAAGATGGAAAAACGAAGGGAGCGCTTCAAGGATCCCATTGCATTTAAAAGGGAACCAGATAAGCCCATGAAGCCAATTGATTTGATAGCTGATGCAATCAAATCTAAACAAGAGAGGCCAGCCCGAAAGAGGCGGTGGGCTGACAGTTAGCTTTTTGTAATTACAGGTAATGTCATTTCTTGCATAAATCATTATATATTATCAGGACACTGAGGCTTCAGGTTCTCCTGGAACTTATAGACAGGTCAGAAGAAACAAGCACTCATTGTTACGACTAAATAACTGACGTATCAGGTGCAGGTCAGGTTGAAGTCAGTGTTTTCCATAAAAGGAATTTTGGGTACTAATCCTTTTAAATTGCTTTGTTCTTGCTGTAATAAAATTTACTGTCTGGAGAGGGGGTTGTAACTTCTCTGGTGgttattattgttttgattTGGCTTCTGGTGGATAGCTATGGAATGTCCTCCATGATCTTCGTTGCTTTGGCTATTATTTGCTAACGttgtaatatttatcaatgagCTAAATGGTTGCTGAAGGCACTCAAGCATGAGTTTCTCTCTTTGGATGCAGCGTTTCCgggttctttattttcaatgtGTGCATGCGTATAACTGTGAGTTTGCTGATTGATACAGGAACCCATTGAGGGTTGTACTTAGTCTGCAGTTATATGCTATCTTTCCATTGCGCTAATCAGCAGGAAGTATTGTGCCTTTTAGTTGCACATTAAAAGCCATTAGTACTCTTTTTAGGGCATtcttgtatttgattaaaatctaCAAACTGGGAAACAAGCACCTGATTTTGCAGTATGGCTTGTATCTTCTGTACAGGGTAACTAGATGTCAATTATCTCCTCCCATGAGCCACAGCGATGGCCAAGTCTGAGTTGCCATCTACAATACAATATTGAAAGTACTGACAGTCTCTTCCATGATTGTctggagaaaaagaaagtattttTTGGTAAAGATTCTTCTGTTTCTCTTTCTCCACAGTGCTTGATTCAGCAATGTTAAAAtggaaatatattttctttttaattgaatttgatttcgaaatataatattattctacataaaaagaaattagaaaaaaaaagagagaccGATTTCAATTTAAAGCCACGTTTGGAATTATATTTGTAGaagtattcttttcttttcttttcttttgagttttaagaattgtttcaaaagaaatataccatatttgttttcttctaaagaaaatttgaaaaaaattatacactTGTTTTTAcaacaatttcaaaaagataaaaaaagtatCTTATATTTCATCACATGAACACTGTACCCAAAATCCAACTAACTACTATACAGAGATTGAGGTGGTCATCTACAATACTGTTTTGTTGCTTtcgttttctctttttcttttcttatgctCAAGTTCatgtattataattaatatttggaTAGTAGGAAAATGGAAGAgaatgaaagagaaaatagagGAAAGAGAGGCAGAGAAAGAGGGTAGAGAGATAGAAAGATACCAATTATAATTGCTACTCATTTCATAATAATCTTTAAGACTCATACCcatatttatacataattagTTACAATTACTTTGAATTACTTAATTTGGAAATTGTGTGTATGTTTTCTAATAGAGTGGCAGATTGGACAGTAACCACTGATCCATCTAATCTTATTCTTGTATCTTAGATTAGATTGATGCTCCTAGGATCTTTCTGTACTTTGCTGGactcattttaattattcaggAAATAAAGAACACTGTGGTCTTGGAGCTGGGTACTTTTTGGCTTTGACATTTTGTTTTTGGAACCAGTTTTTGGCTTTGATGAGCACAGCAAATATGAGATCGTTGTCCCTGATAGACTATGATTTTCCACCAACAAAAGGCCTCCACATGGCATAAAAAATCTGCCAGCTAGACTGCCTAAGCCATAAAAAGATGAGAGCCATGTGGACGCTCTTAAGCCAGTCACTTTTCAGATTGCAGTTACCCAAACACCCTCTCCATTTAAATCAcacattttgatttttttagtttctttttcttgtttttgtttaatttctcTGGATAAAAAGATCAAgataatctaaaaaaaatcaaaatattattctcaTTAATGaatccaataatatttttaagtttagaAAAGAATGTTTTAGAATATCgaatgttatatatatatatatatatatatatataggaaaaGGTTATATTGGTAATTTTGTACTTTACAGAGCCCGCCCAAATTCTCTTCCAAGCAAAGAGAAACAGTTTTATCGGTTAATAACTGAactagagaaaaaaaaaaaaacaaaaaaaaaaaaatgcactTCTTctctgcttcttcttcttcatcatcaaaGGCAACAAGTTTGAATCTTTTCAGTTCCTCTCAAAACtctaacaataaaaaatacataaatccAGCTTCCAGATTTTCCTTCAAAGTCCCGACCAAGGCTGCTCGTCCAATCCCATATTCTTCAAAGCAATCCTCTCCAGTTCTTGATCAAAGACCACCACTTTCATCACAATCAAGAAACAGagaagtaagaaaagaaacacaaAAGGATTCTTTTGAGGATCTGCTTGTAGTTCGCAGACCTGCAGTGGAGGTTTCTGGTGAAGATTCTGACGATGAAGATGTTGTTTTTGTTAATGATGATAAGAAATCTTCAGCTATCATTGATGCTGGTCTCGAGAAGTTTGCCAAGAAAATGCCCATTTTTGAACCAGAGAGAATGGAGTtaggttcttcttcttctcagGAAAAGCCTCTTGCTGTCAATTTGGACTTGGCTTTGTATAAGGCCAAGGTTTTGGCTAGAGGTTATAGATTTGCAGAGGCTGAAGTGATACTACAAaaggtatatatatacaagtcAATTGGGATGTTCTTGTTCTATTATATGTGTGTATAATTGTGATTTTGGGATATTGAGATTGTGTTTGAAATTGGGTTCTTGTGATTGTTGTTTTGAAAGTGTATTAACTATTGGTCTGAAGATGGGAGGGCATATGTAGCATTAGGAAAGATACTAACCAAGCAATCAAAAACAGCAGAAGCTAGAGCTGTATATGAGAAAGGGTGCCAGGCAACTCAAGGAGAAAATGCCTACATTTGGCAGGTTAgtcatttttaaattacagTGTACTGAAATTTAGCTTGTTAATTAACCAATTCCTTGAATTCTTGTTCTAATTGGACTATTGAAATCTAACTTAGTCCAGATTTAAATTGTGAGGCATACTTTTGAGTTGCTGATTAATTACGACTTTTGTCCAATTAGTTCCCCATTGATCCTGAAATTTGTCTGTAATGTCAACATAAATGAGACCAGTAATGTGGTTCTGGGGTTATTAAGATTTAGCAGCATCAATTACATTCTTTTTCATCTTCATTCTTGTATTTTATGTTCACAAACAGTGCTGGGCTGTTTTGGAAAATAAGATGGGTAATATAAGGAGAGCAAGGGAGTTGTTTGATGCTGCCACAGTTGCTGACAAAAGACATATAGCTGCCTGGCATGGTTGGGCAGTTCTAGAGCTAAAACAGGGAAATATCAAGAAGGCAAGACAATTGCTTGCTAAAGGCATCAAGTTCTGCGGTGGAAATGAGTACATATATCAAACGCTTGCACTGTTGGAAGCTAAAGCAAATCGTTACGAGCAGGCCCGTTATTTGTTTAGGCAAGCCACTAAGTGCAATCCAAAAAGCTGTGCCAGTTGGCTTGTAAGTTCTTAGCATCCTAAACATTCTTATCTGTAGGCTGTACCAAAGCAAACTTGCGGTCTCAGAGTTAAGTTAACTCGCCAAGtaagtttttctttctgaATACATTGATGTCTCTTCATATTAGGCGTGGGCACAGGTGGAGGTGCAACAGGAAAACAACCTTACAGCTAGGGAACTTTTTCAGGTATTCCTTTTTATGACTTTTCTTTCATTCCTCGATTTAGTTTACTGGTTTCGATGACAAAATGGTAATGTCTTTCCATTTTTGCAGAAAGCAGTACAAGCTAGCCCCAAGAATAGATTTGCATGGCACGTATGGGGAGTTTTTGAAGCTAATATTGGAAATATCGAAATGGCAAGAAAGCTTTTGAAGATAGGTCACACACTCAATCCGCGGGATCCTGTTCTTCTTCAGTCTCTTGCATTACTGGAATATAAACACTCTACTGCAAATCTTGCACGAGTGTTGTTCAGGCGGGCATCTGAGTTGGACCCGAAGCACCAACCAGTATGGATTGTAAGGCATTTCTTTCTGCACTACCAAGAACTATTAACGCAGCTCATTCCACTTCTCTGTCATAAATAAACTGATTTGACTGATTAAAATCCCAAACTATTTAGGCTTGGGGATGGATGGAATGGAAAGAAGGAAATATCTCCGCTGCTAGAGAGCTATACCAGAGAGCACTTTCAATTGACTCGAGTAGTGAAAGTGCTGCTAAATGTCTACAGGTAATGCCTGTGTATGAGAAGATAATGCGTATGTGGCTTCTCGTATTTAGTAAATCTTAACGTGCATGTCTTATTGAAATGCAATCCGTGGCAGGCTTGGGGTGTTCTTGAACAGAGAGTTGGCAACTTATCGTTAGCTCGTAGATTATTTAGATCATCGCTGAATATAAACTCCCAGAGTTATATAACATGGATGACATGGGCTCAATTTGAGGAGGACCAAGGGAACTCTGTACGAGCTGAGGAAATTCGTAACCTTTATTTTCAGCAAGTAAGTAGCTGCCATTTTGCCTGTTGCACGTTTGGTCTGGCATAAGAATACATTTTCTCCTCTGAAGTATTTTCTGGGTCTTAACCTGAATTCATGTAACCTTGCCTTGAAGtattttctccttttcatttcatttcttcCCTTTAACATGCATGTTCGTTTTTCTGTTACTTGGAAAGTGGGGTGCAGATGGTGAATGTGCTTGTGCCTCTTTTAATTGCAAGTCTTGTAAATAGATTTAGATTGTGTGTGCCACAGCGAACTGAAGTTGTAGATGATGCTTCATGGGTTATGGGAGTTCTAGACATCATTGATCCAGCACTTGACAGCATAAAGAGACTCCTGAAATTTGATCAGAATAAGGAGCAGGAGTCTTCTAGTAGTAAACCAGGCAAATATGAAGCTAATGCTAATGTTCCTTCAAGTAATGCCGATGGCAATCTCACAAGAAGTAGAAGTGGATTTGATTTAGATTCTTTCATCAAGGAAAGGCTGTCTTTAGATCAATCAAAGGTGGATGTTCAGTTGGAAACATCGGGCAACCCAACACCATGGAGAGTTTCACAGAGAAGACTATGGAGATCATCGCCcacaaaattatcaaaaactAGAACTTAATGGTAGAATTCAATTCTGATAATCTTGAGCCACTATAGGCCAGGTTGATATTTGGAATACTGTAAACTTTGCACTCATTGACACTGATAGTAACAGCAGAATGTGTTCACAATCTGTATAGTGTTattcatataagaaaatgagaaagtttgacatttttttttctttttccccatCTTTGGCTAAATAATTGTATAGATTACAATAAATCTTTACTTGTCAAGATCATTGCTTTATGTGTTCCTCGGGATTGAATGCTTGCTTTCTTCCTTCAACTCATAAATTCAAGAAGATAACCAAATCAATGGTTTATCAATTACTCGAATGAGACTTGACGGAGTTATGGAGGTCAGAAGCTACTTATGTTTAACATTCACATTACAAAAGTCAGGTGcttctaattttctttgaaatttttattaactatcTAATAATATCTGCTTGTAaaggaaattttaaatttataaaaattcaaaaaaaaattaaaatttaaagaaatacatagaaaaatagttaaattttttttgttttatcaaaccaattatttttttgacttGGCCATAGCCCTATAATCCATGATAGCATAGGGTATGTGAACTTTGATATACACGTGGAATTATAATAAGATAGGAGAGACTGATCTAAGCCGTCTGAATTGAATTTAAAGGCCAATTTGCGAGGTTGATGAAATGGACAATCCCGAGCTGAAAGCCCATTTTGCAACATTGAAAAAGAATTGTTGATGGCCCAGCACTCCTCAGCCCAACAAGTTTGTGGGAAAGCGAGTTCTATATTTACACTGGAG from Ricinus communis isolate WT05 ecotype wild-type chromosome 9, ASM1957865v1, whole genome shotgun sequence harbors:
- the LOC8258812 gene encoding protein high chlorophyll fluorescent 107 isoform X1; protein product: MHFFSASSSSSSKATSLNLFSSSQNSNNKKYINPASRFSFKVPTKAARPIPYSSKQSSPVLDQRPPLSSQSRNREVRKETQKDSFEDLLVVRRPAVEVSGEDSDDEDVVFVNDDKKSSAIIDAGLEKFAKKMPIFEPERMELGSSSSQEKPLAVNLDLALYKAKVLARGYRFAEAEVILQKCINYWSEDGRAYVALGKILTKQSKTAEARAVYEKGCQATQGENAYIWQCWAVLENKMGNIRRARELFDAATVADKRHIAAWHGWAVLELKQGNIKKARQLLAKGIKFCGGNEYIYQTLALLEAKANRYEQARYLFRQATKCNPKSCASWLAWAQVEVQQENNLTARELFQKAVQASPKNRFAWHVWGVFEANIGNIEMARKLLKIGHTLNPRDPVLLQSLALLEYKHSTANLARVLFRRASELDPKHQPVWIAWGWMEWKEGNISAARELYQRALSIDSSSESAAKCLQAWGVLEQRVGNLSLARRLFRSSLNINSQSYITWMTWAQFEEDQGNSVRAEEIRNLYFQQRTEVVDDASWVMGVLDIIDPALDSIKRLLKFDQNKEQESSSSKPGKYEANANVPSSNADGNLTRSRSGFDLDSFIKERLSLDQSKVDVQLETSGNPTPWRVSQRRLWRSSPTKLSKTRT
- the LOC8258812 gene encoding protein high chlorophyll fluorescent 107 isoform X3, with the protein product MHFFSASSSSSSKATSLNLFSSSQNSNNKKYINPASRFSFKVPTKAARPIPYSSKQSSPVLDQRPPLSSQSRNREVRKETQKDSFEDLLVVRRPAVEVSGEDSDDEDVVFVNDDKKSSAIIDAGLEKFAKKMPIFEPERMELGSSSSQEKPLAVNLDLALYKAKVLARGYRFAEAEVILQKCINYWSEDGRAYVALGKILTKQSKTAEARAVYEKGCQATQGENAYIWQCWAVLENKMGNIRRARELFDAATVADKRHIAAWHGWAVLELKQGNIKKARQLLAKGIKFCGGNEYIYQTLALLEAKANRYEQARYLFRQATKCNPKSCASWLAWAQVEVQQENNLTARELFQKAVQASPKNRFAWHVWGVFEANIGNIEMARKLLKIGHTLNPRDPVLLQSLALLEYKHSTANLARVLFRRASELDPKHQPVWIAWGWMEWKEGNISAARELYQRALSIDSSSESAAKCLQAWGVLEQRVGNLSLARRLFRSSLNINSQSYITWMTWAQFEEDQGNSVRAEEIRNLYFQQIVCATAN
- the LOC8258812 gene encoding protein high chlorophyll fluorescent 107 isoform X2; amino-acid sequence: MHFFSASSSSSSKATSLNLFSSSQNSNNKKYINPASRFSFKVPTKAARPIPYSSKQSSPVLDQRPPLSSQSRNREVRKETQKDSFEDLLVVRRPAVEVSGEDSDDEDVVFVNDDKKSSAIIDAGLEKFAKKMPIFEPERMELGSSSSQEKPLAVNLDLALYKAKVLARGYRFAEAEVILQKCINYWSEDGRAYVALGKILTKQSKTAEARAVYEKGCQATQGENAYIWQCWAVLENKMGNIRRARELFDAATVADKRHIAAWHGWAVLELKQGNIKKARQLLAKGIKFCGGNEYIYQTLALLEAKANRYEQARYLFRQATKCNPKSCASWLAWAQVEVQQENNLTARELFQKAVQASPKNRFAWHVWGVFEANIGNIEMARKLLKIGHTLNPRDPVLLQSLALLEYKHSTANLARVLFRRASELDPKHQPVWIAWGWMEWKEGNISAARELYQRALSIDSSSESAAKCLQAWGVLEQRVGNLSLARRLFRSSLNINSQSYITWMTWAQFEEDQGNSVRAEEIRNLYFQQWGADGECACASFNCKSCK